One Gavia stellata isolate bGavSte3 chromosome 34, bGavSte3.hap2, whole genome shotgun sequence DNA window includes the following coding sequences:
- the LOC132320215 gene encoding olfactory receptor 14A16-like — protein sequence MSNSSSMTEFLLLAFADTRELQLLHFWLFLGIYLAALMGNGLIITAVACDHHLHTPMYFFLLNLSLLDLGCISTTLPKAMANSLWDRRTISYSGCAAQVFLFLFLISSEYYLLTVMAYDRYVAICKPLHYGTLLGSRACVHMAAAAWGSGFLCALLHTANTFSIPLCQGNALDQFFCEVPQILKISCSDSDYLREVGLLMFNASFSFACFVFIVLSYVQIFRAVLRIPSEQGRHKGFSTCLPHLVVVSLFISTAMVAYVKPPSISFSFLNLVVSFLYSVVPPAVNPLIYSMRNQELKDALRKLLQYTLFRHP from the coding sequence atgtccaacagcagctccatgaccgagttcctcctcctggcattcgcagacacCCGGGAGCTGCaactcttgcacttctggctcttcctgggcatctacctggctgccctcatGGGCAACGGCCTCATCATTACCGCCGtagcctgcgaccaccacctccacacccccatgtacttcttcctcctcaacctctccctccttgacctgggctgcatctccaccactctccctaaagccatggccaattccctgtgggacaGGAGGACCATCTCCTactcaggatgtgctgcccaggtctttctgtttctgtttttgaTATCATCAGAATATtatcttctcactgtcatggcctacgaccgctacgttgccatctgcaaacccctgcactacgggaccctcctgggcagcagagcttgtgtccacatggcagcagctgcctggggcagtgggtttctctgtgctctgctgcacacggccaatacattttcaatacccctctgccaaggcaatgccctggaccagttcttctgtgaagtcccccagatcctcaagatctcctgctcagactcagactacctcagggaagttgggcttctCATGTTCAATGCCTCTTttagttttgcatgttttgttttcattgtgctctcctatgtgcagatcttcagggctgtgctgaggatcccctctgagcagggacggcacaaaggcttttccacgtgcctccctcacctcgTTGTGGTCTCTCTGTTTATCAGCACTGCCATGGTTGCCTACgtgaagcccccctccatctccttctcATTCCTGAATCTCgtggtgtcatttctgtactcggtggtgcctccagcagtgaaccccctcatctacagcatgaggaaccaggagctcaaggatgccctgaGGAAACTATTGCAGTATACTCTCTTTCGGCATCCGTGA